The Mycobacterium avium subsp. avium genomic sequence GCCAGCTGCACGGCGTAGGAGGAGCCGCCGTAGATCGGCAGCACGTTGATCTTCGGCAGATGCGCGCCGTAGCGGCTGAACGCCTCGGCCACCTGCAACGCCAGCTCCCGGGTGGGCGCCAGCACCAGCGCCTGGGTGGCGGTGCTGGCGACGTCGATGTTGGACAGGATCGGGATCGCGAACGCGGCCGTCTTGCCGGTGCCGGTCTGGGCCAGGCCGACGACGTCGGAACCGGCCATCAACGCCGGGATGGTCGCGGCCTGGATGCCGGTGGGCGTCTCGTAGCCGACGTCGGCGATCGCCCGCAAAACCGAGGGATGGATCTGCAGGTCGGCAAATGTCGGGGAGGCAGCCTCAGTCGAGCTGTCCGGGAGGGTCATCGCCCATGGAGTCTAGTGGTCGCGCCGCGCCCGGTGCGGCCCGTGATCGTGGGCACAGCCGGGCGACGCCCGGCCACGCCTGCCACACCCGCGGCCGCGATGACGGTACGGTGCGTCGATGTGTGGTCGCCACCGTGTCGTACCGAGCCGCTGACCGGCTCGGCCGCTGTCGCCTTGATCGCCGTCACGCTGACCGGATGCGGTTCCGGGGACTCCACCGTCGCCAAGACGCCGCAGGCCCGCACGACGTCGGAGACCCCGTCGATCACCGCACCGGCCACGCCGTCGGCGGCCGCCGCGCAGCCCGGCGCCGGGCAGCCGGCCGACCCGTGCGCGGTCAACCTCGCCGCACCGACCATCGTGAAGGTGGTCTCCGAGCTGCCACGCGACCCGCGCAGCCAGCAGCCGTGGAACCCCGAGCCGCTGGCCGGCAACTACAACCAGTGCGCGCAGCTGTCGGCGGTGATCGTCAAGGCCAACACCAACGCGATCAGCCCGAGCACCCGGGCGGTGCTGTTCCACCTCGGCCAATTCATCCCGCAGGGGGTGCCCGACACCTACGGGTTCAACGGCATCGACCCGGCCCAGACCACCGGTGACACGGTGGCGCTGACCTACCCGGGCGGGCTTTCCGGCCTGAGCACCGACGTGAAGTTCCACTGGAACGGCAATGCCGTCGAGCTGATCGGCAACACCCCCGCGCACTGACCCCGGGCACGCTCGCCCGGCACCGCGGCGGTGTCGGCGCCCCGGCGCTGAAGTGCAGTGCATGGAGATGCTTCAGCCCTCGAGCCATAAACCGGCCGGCGCGCACGGCAGCCCGACGTCCTTGAGGGTCAAGATACCGGCCGGCGCGGCGGCGACGTCGACGGCAGCGCTAACCGCGGGCATCGCCGTCATGGTGTCCCATTCGTGGTTGCCCCAGCTCTCGGGTGGCAGGAAGCGAATCCGGGTGTCGACGCCGGGCTCGCCTTTGATGACGACGTGATAGTGGTCGTCGTCGAACTGCCATCCCTCGTTCAGCAGTTTGGTCATGTACCAGGCGACGTTCGATTGCACCACCGTCTTGCCGTTGACTTTGCCGTTCCAGCCGGCCCGCATCGCGGCGATGGTGTCTTTCTCGATGACCCACCAGCCGAGATCGACCCGCTCCGACGCGGTGGCGTGCTCGATGAAGAATTCCATGTCGTCGAGCTCGAAGCCCAGGGCGACCGCCATCCGCTGGACCGAGTCGCGAAACGTGCTCAGCCACATCTTGGCCGTCTCGATCACGGCGGGCGGCGCCTCGGACAGTGAAAAGCCTTGCGACTGCCAGGTTTCGGGCGACTCGTAGACCGACACGTCGGCAGACTCGGAAACCGACACCATCTCGACGTCACGGCAGACCGCAGTCATCGCCGTGACCATGGTGT encodes the following:
- a CDS encoding LppP/LprE family lipoprotein — its product is MTVRCVDVWSPPCRTEPLTGSAAVALIAVTLTGCGSGDSTVAKTPQARTTSETPSITAPATPSAAAAQPGAGQPADPCAVNLAAPTIVKVVSELPRDPRSQQPWNPEPLAGNYNQCAQLSAVIVKANTNAISPSTRAVLFHLGQFIPQGVPDTYGFNGIDPAQTTGDTVALTYPGGLSGLSTDVKFHWNGNAVELIGNTPAH
- a CDS encoding NAD(P)H-dependent amine dehydrogenase family protein; this encodes MTKKLRVIQWTTGKVGKLSLRGVLDDPRLELVGVYAFSEEKAGSDAGALCGRPDTGVLATTDIDALLALKADTVIYTPFMADIDQVVRLLESGLDVISTNLFLNVGGIQGETKQRLAAACERGGSSLYITAVNPGWINTMVTAMTAVCRDVEMVSVSESADVSVYESPETWQSQGFSLSEAPPAVIETAKMWLSTFRDSVQRMAVALGFELDDMEFFIEHATASERVDLGWWVIEKDTIAAMRAGWNGKVNGKTVVQSNVAWYMTKLLNEGWQFDDDHYHVVIKGEPGVDTRIRFLPPESWGNHEWDTMTAMPAVSAAVDVAAAPAGILTLKDVGLPCAPAGLWLEG